A genomic segment from Desulfurispirillum indicum S5 encodes:
- a CDS encoding fumarate hydratase codes for MPDFVYQEPFPLSKDNTKYYLVPDSKKYVSVSEFDGKPVLKVAPEGLTVLAKNAIRDVSFLLRVEHNEQVAKILSDPEASMNDKGVAIAFLRNAEVAAKFQLPTCQDTGTATVVAKKGQQVWTGANDEELLSKGIYETYAEENLRYSQTVALNMYDEKNTGTNLPAQIDIMASSGDEYKFLFMTKGGGSANKTMLYQETKALLTPEKLEKFLVEKMKSLGTAACPPYHIAFVIGGTSADSCLKTVKLATAKYLDNLPTTGNEHGQAFRDVELEDKLLQAAQKLGIGAQFGGKYFAHDVRVVRLPRHGASCPVAMAVSCSADRNVKAKINKDGLWIEELDRDPGRLIPQQFRGKHSHGVKIDLNQGMEAVLAELTKHPVSTPLLLNGTIVVGRDIAHSKFKEILDAGKPLPEYLKKYPIYYAGPAKTPPGMPSGSFGPTTAGRMDSYVDLLQSHGGSLVMIAKGNRSQQVTDACKKHGGFYLGSIGGPAALLADENIKKVECIDFPELGMEAVWKIEVEDFPAFILVDDKGNDFFKQIGC; via the coding sequence ATGCCCGATTTTGTGTATCAGGAGCCTTTTCCGCTCAGCAAAGACAACACGAAGTACTACCTCGTCCCCGATTCCAAGAAGTATGTGAGCGTTTCCGAATTCGATGGGAAACCGGTGCTGAAGGTGGCTCCCGAGGGGCTGACCGTTCTGGCCAAAAACGCAATTCGTGATGTTTCCTTCCTGCTGCGCGTTGAACACAACGAGCAAGTGGCGAAAATTCTCAGCGATCCCGAAGCTTCCATGAATGACAAGGGTGTGGCAATCGCCTTCCTGCGCAACGCGGAAGTGGCAGCCAAGTTTCAGCTGCCCACCTGCCAGGACACGGGTACCGCGACGGTTGTGGCCAAAAAGGGCCAGCAGGTCTGGACGGGAGCCAATGACGAGGAGCTCCTCTCCAAGGGTATTTACGAAACCTATGCCGAAGAGAACCTGCGCTACTCCCAGACGGTGGCTCTCAACATGTACGACGAGAAGAACACCGGCACCAACCTGCCTGCCCAGATCGACATCATGGCCAGCTCCGGCGATGAATACAAGTTCCTCTTTATGACCAAGGGTGGCGGCAGCGCCAATAAGACCATGCTCTATCAGGAGACCAAGGCCCTGTTGACTCCCGAGAAGCTGGAGAAGTTCCTGGTGGAGAAGATGAAGTCCCTGGGAACGGCGGCCTGCCCCCCTTACCATATCGCCTTTGTCATTGGCGGCACCAGCGCCGACTCCTGCCTGAAGACGGTCAAACTGGCCACGGCCAAGTATCTGGACAACCTGCCCACCACGGGCAATGAGCATGGCCAGGCTTTCCGCGATGTGGAGCTGGAAGACAAACTGCTCCAGGCGGCCCAGAAGCTGGGAATCGGCGCCCAGTTCGGTGGCAAGTACTTCGCCCACGATGTGCGCGTCGTGCGCCTGCCCCGCCACGGTGCGTCCTGCCCGGTGGCCATGGCGGTTTCCTGCTCCGCCGACCGCAACGTCAAGGCCAAGATCAACAAGGATGGCCTGTGGATTGAGGAGCTGGATCGCGACCCCGGACGCCTGATTCCCCAGCAGTTCCGTGGCAAGCACAGCCACGGCGTGAAAATCGACCTGAATCAGGGTATGGAAGCGGTGCTGGCCGAACTGACCAAGCATCCCGTCTCAACTCCCCTGCTGCTGAACGGAACCATCGTGGTGGGCCGCGATATCGCCCACTCCAAGTTCAAGGAAATTCTGGACGCGGGCAAACCCCTGCCTGAGTACCTGAAAAAATACCCCATCTACTACGCTGGCCCCGCCAAGACACCTCCGGGAATGCCATCGGGCTCCTTCGGCCCCACCACGGCCGGACGCATGGACAGCTATGTGGACCTGCTGCAGTCCCATGGTGGTTCCCTGGTGATGATCGCCAAGGGCAACCGCAGCCAGCAGGTCACCGACGCCTGTAAAAAGCACGGTGGCTTCTACCTGGGCTCCATCGGTGGCCCTGCCGCGCTGCTGGCCGACGAGAATATCAAGAAGGTCGAGTGCATCGACTTCCCCGAACTGGGGATGGAAGCGGTCTGGAAGATTGAAGTTGAGGACTTCCCCGCCTTTATTCTGGTGGATGACAAGGGGAATGACTTCTTCAAGCAGATTGGCTGCTAA
- a CDS encoding SDR family oxidoreductase translates to MKHVVITGANRGIGLELAKLYAAKGWKVTGVCREGSAELSSVAFQVIDHVDVTREADVQRLAAALKGQGIDVLINNAGLLQDEVLGQLDFDSIRLQMEVNAYAPLRVTEALLPNLGEGGKIANITSRMGSIADNDSGGRYGYRASKAAFNAFGRSLAMDLKPRGIAVAQLHPGFVKTRMVNFGGLITPEESASALYQRIEELNLQNTGSFWHCNGDALPW, encoded by the coding sequence ATGAAGCATGTTGTCATTACGGGTGCCAATCGGGGTATCGGGCTGGAGCTGGCAAAGCTCTATGCTGCCAAGGGCTGGAAGGTGACGGGAGTGTGCCGGGAGGGTTCGGCGGAGCTGTCGTCGGTTGCCTTTCAGGTTATCGATCATGTGGATGTGACCCGCGAGGCTGATGTACAGCGTCTGGCGGCAGCGCTGAAGGGGCAGGGGATCGACGTGTTGATCAACAACGCGGGACTGCTGCAGGATGAGGTGCTGGGCCAGCTGGATTTTGATTCCATCCGCCTGCAGATGGAGGTCAACGCCTACGCGCCTTTGCGGGTGACGGAGGCTTTGCTGCCGAACCTTGGCGAGGGCGGAAAAATTGCCAATATTACAAGTCGCATGGGTTCCATTGCCGATAATGATTCGGGCGGACGCTATGGTTATCGTGCTTCCAAAGCGGCGTTCAATGCCTTCGGGCGCTCCCTGGCCATGGACCTGAAGCCCCGTGGCATTGCGGTGGCCCAGCTGCACCCGGGGTTCGTGAAGACGCGCATGGTGAATTTCGGCGGGCTGATTACCCCCGAGGAGTCGGCCAGCGCCCTGTATCAGCGTATTGAAGAGCTCAATCTTCAGAACACGGGGTCTTTCTGGCACTGCAATGGAGATGCGCTTCCCTGGTGA
- a CDS encoding diaminopimelate dehydrogenase — MTEKIRIGIVGHGNLGRGVEVALTHCPDMELVGIFTRREPSGITPVGEAVSVYSLDSIDDFRDAIDVLILCGGSKDDLPRQSPALAARFNIVDSYDTHNKIPEFYAAVDAAASSAERTAVIAVGWDPGMFSINRLYGEAILPEGETYSFWGKGLSQGHSDAVRRVPGVKAGVQYTIPSEKAIARVRDGEQPALSTRDKHVRECFVVLEEGADAEAVKQAIVTMPDYFADYDTIVNFVSREELQRDHSAMPHGGFVIHCAQSASGVKQVMEFSLKLDSNPQFTASVMVAYARAAYRLHCAKEYGARTVFDIAPGLLSPKSPAQLRKELL, encoded by the coding sequence ATGACTGAAAAAATTCGTATCGGCATAGTGGGCCATGGCAATCTGGGGCGCGGTGTGGAAGTTGCGCTGACTCACTGCCCGGATATGGAACTGGTGGGGATTTTCACCCGCCGCGAGCCTTCAGGTATAACCCCTGTGGGTGAGGCGGTCTCCGTCTATTCCCTTGATTCCATCGATGATTTTCGCGACGCCATTGATGTGCTTATCCTCTGTGGTGGTTCCAAGGACGATCTTCCCCGGCAGTCCCCGGCGCTGGCTGCCAGGTTTAATATTGTGGACAGCTATGACACCCACAACAAGATTCCGGAGTTTTATGCGGCTGTGGATGCGGCTGCCAGCTCAGCTGAGCGTACTGCTGTCATCGCGGTGGGCTGGGATCCGGGTATGTTTTCCATCAATCGTCTGTATGGCGAGGCCATTCTGCCCGAAGGGGAAACCTACAGTTTCTGGGGCAAAGGGCTGAGTCAAGGGCATTCCGATGCGGTGCGCCGGGTTCCCGGTGTTAAAGCTGGCGTCCAGTATACCATTCCTTCAGAGAAAGCTATCGCACGGGTTCGCGATGGTGAGCAACCAGCGCTGTCCACCCGCGACAAGCATGTACGTGAGTGTTTTGTGGTGCTCGAAGAGGGGGCTGATGCGGAAGCGGTCAAGCAGGCTATTGTCACCATGCCGGACTACTTTGCCGACTATGACACCATAGTGAACTTTGTCTCTCGGGAAGAGCTGCAGCGCGACCACTCAGCCATGCCCCACGGTGGTTTTGTCATACATTGCGCCCAGTCGGCCAGCGGGGTGAAGCAGGTCATGGAGTTTTCCCTGAAACTGGACAGCAATCCCCAGTTTACCGCCAGCGTCATGGTTGCCTATGCCCGTGCCGCCTATCGGCTTCATTGCGCGAAGGAGTATGGCGCGCGTACCGTATTTGATATTGCTCCCGGCCTTCTTTCACCAAAGAGTCCGGCGCAGCTGCGTAAAGAGCTGTTATAA
- a CDS encoding VOC family protein, translated as MKPRISMLTLGARDLEKSIRFYEQGLGLPRMPSPPQVAFFTLNGSWLGLYGREALAEDAGVSAGGSGFAGIAMAHNVDSESAVDELLEQAVAAGAQLVKPGRKTSWGGYAGYFADPDGYLWEVAHNPFFWVGPHDEEG; from the coding sequence ATGAAACCACGTATCAGTATGCTCACACTTGGGGCAAGGGATCTGGAGAAGTCCATTCGGTTTTATGAGCAGGGTCTTGGACTGCCGCGCATGCCATCTCCACCGCAGGTGGCATTCTTCACCCTGAATGGCAGCTGGCTGGGTCTTTATGGTCGGGAAGCCCTGGCGGAAGATGCGGGTGTCTCTGCGGGAGGGAGTGGCTTTGCCGGTATTGCCATGGCCCATAATGTGGACAGTGAGTCAGCGGTTGACGAGTTGTTGGAACAGGCGGTGGCTGCCGGTGCGCAATTGGTGAAACCCGGTCGGAAGACGTCCTGGGGCGGCTATGCGGGGTACTTCGCCGACCCGGATGGCTACCTGTGGGAAGTGGCCCATAATCCCTTCTTCTGGGTTGGCCCGCATGATGAAGAGGGCTGA
- a CDS encoding DUF6194 family protein — translation MAPDEIVRQITARFPGVIPKASWGEVSLFYNPGGVLPNGVYFCTIKDHDGDNDKASALNRDGVFRLAIGLAPEDYRNLFGEKPARPAKGGTVNTGHDFTELGVLMPHPVYAWMGWAQILCPTEEAFAGMISLLEGAHRAAVVKFTSSLQKYLKASR, via the coding sequence ATGGCCCCCGATGAAATAGTCCGACAGATTACTGCGCGCTTTCCGGGCGTTATCCCCAAGGCGAGCTGGGGCGAGGTTTCCCTGTTTTACAACCCTGGTGGAGTATTGCCCAATGGGGTGTATTTCTGCACCATCAAAGACCATGATGGCGACAATGACAAAGCCTCGGCCCTCAATCGCGATGGGGTGTTCAGGCTTGCCATCGGGCTTGCGCCCGAGGATTACCGGAATCTGTTTGGCGAGAAGCCTGCGCGTCCGGCAAAGGGCGGGACTGTCAACACGGGCCACGATTTCACTGAGCTTGGAGTTCTTATGCCCCATCCGGTGTATGCCTGGATGGGCTGGGCGCAGATTCTGTGCCCGACTGAAGAGGCATTCGCGGGTATGATTTCACTGCTGGAAGGGGCTCACCGCGCTGCAGTTGTAAAATTCACGAGCAGTTTGCAGAAATACCTCAAAGCAAGCAGGTAA
- a CDS encoding SAM-dependent methyltransferase: MDIPRIFNISESAHRIHNPFTPEKFATLGAVLRLEPGTRVLDLGSGSGEMLCTWARDYGITGVGIDMSQLFSEQAKLRATELGVADQVAFIHGDAAGYVTDEKCGVAACVGATWIGGGVAGTIELLKKSLYTHGIILIGEPFWRQLPPTEEVAKECFATAISDFLTLPELVATFDELGYDLVEMVLADQEGWDRYEAAKWLTMRRWLEANPEDDFAKEVRAQLTTAPNRHVAYTREYLGWGVFALMER, from the coding sequence ATGGATATCCCACGAATTTTCAACATCAGCGAAAGCGCCCATCGCATCCATAACCCCTTCACACCGGAAAAGTTCGCCACACTCGGCGCCGTGCTGCGCCTGGAGCCGGGAACGCGCGTGCTCGACCTTGGCAGTGGCTCCGGCGAAATGCTGTGCACCTGGGCACGCGATTACGGAATTACCGGCGTCGGCATCGACATGAGCCAGCTGTTCAGTGAGCAGGCGAAACTCCGCGCCACAGAACTTGGCGTCGCCGATCAGGTCGCATTCATCCATGGCGACGCAGCCGGTTACGTAACCGACGAAAAATGCGGTGTGGCAGCCTGTGTGGGTGCTACCTGGATTGGCGGGGGAGTTGCCGGCACCATAGAACTCCTGAAAAAGAGCCTTTACACTCACGGAATCATCCTTATCGGCGAGCCTTTCTGGCGGCAATTGCCGCCGACGGAAGAGGTTGCGAAGGAGTGCTTTGCCACCGCCATCTCCGACTTTCTCACACTTCCTGAGCTTGTCGCGACTTTCGACGAACTCGGCTACGACCTTGTGGAAATGGTCTTGGCAGACCAGGAAGGCTGGGACCGGTACGAGGCAGCCAAGTGGCTCACCATGCGTCGGTGGCTTGAAGCAAACCCCGAAGACGACTTCGCGAAAGAAGTTCGGGCTCAACTGACCACGGCACCAAATCGTCATGTCGCGTACACGCGCGAATACCTCGGCTGGGGCGTATTTGCTCTTATGGAGCGGTAA
- a CDS encoding alpha/beta hydrolase translates to MPQVLNHPLIAQRYFFPTRIPFPDPFWVEREGVRLSCYFHRPLPGAPTVVHFHGNGEVVSDYLGDFLHILESLGANVFIAEYRGYSMSDGSPQLGEMLDDVVAMVNAIGEPAEKLIFFGRSVGSIFALEAAHRFPTAAGLILESGIADPLERILLRVSPGEMGTTMEKLQLEVRQRLDHRAKIGGYGGPTLILHTRHDGLVDVSHGERLHEWAGGKKQLRVFANGNHNDIMLVNAAEYFELVRKFVSEVS, encoded by the coding sequence ATGCCCCAGGTACTGAACCATCCTCTCATCGCCCAGCGCTACTTCTTCCCCACCAGGATTCCCTTCCCTGATCCCTTCTGGGTGGAGCGGGAGGGCGTTCGCCTCTCGTGCTATTTCCACCGTCCCCTGCCCGGTGCGCCTACGGTGGTGCACTTTCACGGCAATGGCGAGGTGGTCAGCGACTATCTGGGCGACTTCCTGCATATTCTGGAATCCCTGGGGGCCAATGTGTTTATCGCCGAATACCGGGGCTACAGCATGTCCGATGGTTCGCCCCAGCTTGGCGAGATGCTGGACGATGTGGTGGCCATGGTCAATGCCATCGGCGAGCCTGCTGAAAAGCTTATCTTCTTCGGCCGCTCGGTGGGTTCCATCTTTGCCCTGGAGGCGGCGCACCGCTTCCCCACGGCGGCGGGTCTGATTCTGGAGAGCGGTATTGCCGATCCCCTGGAGCGCATTCTGCTGCGGGTCAGTCCTGGTGAAATGGGCACAACCATGGAAAAGCTGCAGCTGGAGGTTCGCCAGCGTCTTGACCACCGGGCCAAGATTGGCGGCTATGGTGGGCCGACGCTGATTCTGCATACGCGCCATGATGGGCTGGTGGATGTCAGTCATGGGGAGCGTTTGCATGAGTGGGCGGGGGGTAAAAAACAGCTGCGCGTTTTCGCCAATGGCAATCACAACGATATCATGCTGGTGAATGCTGCTGAGTACTTCGAGCTGGTGAGAAAATTCGTAAGCGAGGTGAGCTGA
- a CDS encoding sensor histidine kinase, with the protein MSAEGLPIWGEGSPQAPAGSSEELLRQLRERTKELECLHSLSRLIADSSLDLDRLFQHTCELIPASWQNPHQTSASIQFDGKIFQSGNFDVTATCLQAPLWVRGVLRGRVEVCVIVAADEPGAQAAFLPEERSLLQTIVTSLERAVLQVESERDLQYRQELARQIMLLSARFMAASPARLDGTIEDALSRIGELCRADRSYIFFFDDAMTTMDNTHEWCAAGISPERENLQSVPCSLFPAWISTLARRENILIPEVATLGPDWQAEREILEPQGVLSLAVVPLWGNHGLMGFLGFDSVRSLRQWQEDEVSLLRVLADLIASALDRSRSETFLRQVRSTTASNIITAIAHHWRQPLTALSLALQDMIDTQDYGEMDARYLRQGVGEALGKIEEMSEVIDRFDHFLRPRYDVGAFSPNTSIHELLKLVGSQFSAERIELEYDAERPQALVRGYEYEFTQALLAILSNAREAIERYRARKPSAPVRILIESTTDAAFMCIRITNTGEPLAAHAMEQMFMPYISNHHMIPGRGLGLYFARIAIEENMGGTISVENTIGGVRVNISLPLCPEDGTT; encoded by the coding sequence ATGAGCGCCGAGGGGCTGCCAATCTGGGGCGAAGGCTCGCCCCAGGCTCCGGCGGGGTCATCGGAGGAGCTCCTGCGTCAGCTGCGTGAACGCACCAAGGAACTGGAGTGCCTGCACTCGCTCTCCCGGCTTATCGCCGATAGCAGTCTTGATCTGGATCGCCTCTTTCAGCACACCTGTGAGCTGATCCCCGCCAGCTGGCAAAACCCCCACCAGACCAGTGCCTCAATTCAGTTTGACGGAAAAATTTTTCAATCGGGAAACTTTGATGTCACCGCCACCTGCCTGCAGGCGCCTCTGTGGGTGCGCGGAGTCCTGCGCGGGCGCGTTGAAGTGTGCGTGATCGTCGCCGCCGATGAGCCCGGTGCCCAGGCAGCGTTTCTGCCGGAAGAGCGCTCCTTGCTGCAGACTATCGTCACCTCTCTGGAACGGGCGGTGCTGCAGGTGGAGTCGGAACGGGACCTGCAGTATCGCCAGGAGCTGGCCCGTCAGATCATGCTCCTGTCGGCACGTTTTATGGCCGCGTCCCCTGCCCGTCTCGATGGCACCATCGAGGACGCCCTGTCCCGTATTGGCGAGCTGTGTCGCGCGGATCGCTCCTATATATTCTTCTTTGATGACGCCATGACCACCATGGATAACACCCACGAATGGTGCGCCGCTGGCATTTCGCCGGAGCGGGAGAATCTGCAGTCGGTGCCCTGCTCCCTCTTTCCCGCCTGGATCAGTACCCTTGCCCGGCGGGAGAATATTCTTATCCCCGAAGTTGCCACCCTTGGCCCGGACTGGCAGGCGGAGCGGGAAATTCTCGAACCCCAGGGGGTGCTTTCACTGGCGGTTGTTCCCCTGTGGGGAAATCACGGGCTGATGGGCTTTCTTGGGTTTGACTCCGTGCGCAGCCTGCGCCAGTGGCAGGAGGACGAAGTATCCCTGCTGCGGGTTCTGGCCGACCTGATCGCCAGCGCCCTCGACCGCAGTCGCAGCGAAACCTTTCTGCGCCAGGTGCGCAGCACCACCGCCAGCAATATCATCACCGCCATCGCCCACCACTGGCGCCAGCCCCTGACCGCCCTCTCCCTGGCCCTGCAGGATATGATCGATACCCAGGATTACGGTGAAATGGACGCCCGGTATCTGCGGCAGGGAGTTGGTGAAGCCCTTGGCAAGATCGAGGAGATGTCGGAAGTTATCGACCGCTTTGACCACTTTCTGCGCCCCAGGTACGATGTGGGTGCCTTCTCCCCGAATACCAGTATTCATGAGCTCCTGAAACTGGTGGGCAGCCAGTTCAGCGCCGAACGCATTGAGCTGGAGTACGACGCGGAGCGCCCTCAGGCACTGGTCCGGGGGTATGAGTACGAGTTCACCCAGGCTCTGCTGGCAATTCTCTCCAACGCCCGCGAAGCCATAGAACGCTATCGGGCCAGGAAGCCTTCCGCTCCTGTCCGCATCCTGATTGAAAGTACTACCGACGCCGCTTTCATGTGTATCCGCATCACCAACACCGGAGAGCCCCTGGCGGCCCACGCCATGGAGCAGATGTTCATGCCTTATATCTCCAACCACCATATGATTCCTGGACGCGGCCTGGGTCTCTACTTTGCCAGAATCGCCATTGAGGAGAACATGGGTGGCACAATCAGCGTGGAAAATACCATCGGTGGCGTGCGCGTGAATATCAGCCTTCCCCTGTGCCCGGAGGATGGCACGACCTGA
- the trpB gene encoding tryptophan synthase subunit beta: protein MRTYTYGPYGGAYVPEVLHRPLAELTEAFGEALRDPAFLQEFQHILTHYVGRSTPLFHAANLSRKYDCQVYLKREDLAHTGAHKINNTIGQALLAKRMGKKRVIAETGAGQHGVATATAAALLGLECTVFMGSVDARRQEANLFRMRLLGAQIQLVESGSKTLKDATSEAIRNWIATADDTYYIIGSALGPSPYPKIVQTFQSVIGSEIRSQFYQQHLRHPDAVIACVGGGSNAIGTFSGYYEDRDVRLYGVEAGGYGLASGQHAAPISEGNKGILHGFFSYFMCDENGNIRDTHSVSAGLDYPGVGPELAWLADSGRVEYIDATDEQALAACMELARCEGILPALESSHAIAAIPVVAAKHGPGCHIVVTLSGRGDKDMGILQEKLQP from the coding sequence ATGCGAACCTATACCTATGGCCCCTACGGTGGAGCCTATGTCCCGGAAGTGTTGCATCGGCCGCTGGCCGAGCTCACCGAAGCCTTTGGAGAAGCCCTGCGCGACCCCGCGTTTCTGCAGGAATTTCAGCATATCCTCACCCATTATGTGGGGCGCTCCACACCCCTCTTTCATGCCGCCAATCTCAGCCGTAAATATGATTGCCAGGTGTACCTGAAACGCGAAGATCTGGCCCATACGGGAGCCCACAAGATCAACAACACCATCGGCCAGGCGCTGCTGGCCAAGCGTATGGGAAAAAAACGGGTCATTGCCGAAACCGGTGCCGGTCAGCATGGCGTCGCCACGGCTACGGCGGCGGCTCTGCTGGGTCTGGAGTGTACGGTCTTCATGGGCAGCGTGGACGCCAGACGCCAGGAGGCCAACCTCTTCCGCATGCGCCTGCTGGGCGCCCAGATCCAGCTGGTGGAGTCGGGCTCCAAAACCCTCAAGGATGCCACCAGCGAAGCCATTCGCAACTGGATTGCCACGGCTGACGACACCTATTACATCATCGGCTCGGCCCTGGGCCCCTCACCCTATCCAAAAATTGTGCAGACCTTCCAGTCGGTGATTGGCAGCGAAATCCGCTCCCAGTTCTACCAGCAGCACCTGCGCCATCCCGATGCGGTCATCGCCTGCGTGGGTGGTGGCTCTAATGCCATTGGTACCTTCAGCGGTTACTATGAAGATCGCGATGTCAGGCTCTACGGTGTCGAGGCGGGCGGTTACGGCCTGGCCAGTGGCCAGCACGCGGCCCCCATCAGCGAGGGCAACAAGGGTATTCTGCACGGGTTTTTCTCCTACTTCATGTGTGACGAAAATGGCAATATCCGTGACACCCACTCCGTCTCCGCCGGTCTTGACTATCCTGGTGTCGGCCCTGAACTGGCCTGGCTGGCCGACAGTGGACGGGTGGAGTATATCGACGCCACCGACGAACAGGCCCTGGCCGCCTGCATGGAGCTGGCCCGCTGCGAAGGTATCCTGCCCGCCCTGGAATCCAGCCACGCCATTGCGGCTATTCCTGTGGTTGCGGCCAAGCATGGCCCTGGCTGCCATATCGTGGTTACTCTCAGTGGCCGTGGCGACAAGGATATGGGTATTTTGCAGGAGAAACTTCAGCCATGA
- a CDS encoding tetrathionate reductase family octaheme c-type cytochrome, translated as MKRVLSVFSVFFFALALAGFASAGLDHSMFIQGEFKSGPEVTKKCLECHSQQGRDFMQTAHWKWAGKPNHVKGMESSKEEYGKRNMINNFCISVEGGTNPQNMASCTGCHAGYGWRDSSFDHSNPVNIDCLVCHTSEGDYFGAKRSGGAGTVSKAYVESGGLLKAAQSVGKPSMINCGTCHFYGGGGDAVKHGGLDSSLYTANRSLDVHMSAPANMTCVDCHTADKHRVKGASTMMATHEGRVSCSDCHADVHKSNPLMAKHLDAIACQTCHIPAHSRGQHSKVLWDWSTSGKKKDPEWEGDHDRETYYPTKGTFEWGKDVMPAYLWYNGQIERYMKGDKIDPKQMTSINKPVGDIKDKKAKIYPFKEHLGNQPYDTRHLYLLTPHTFQGYWSHLDWQKALVEGAKGAGMEYSGSFDFARTIEYISVSHQVAPKEQALKCADCHSPQGRLDWKALGYGSDPMTGGTSRNK; from the coding sequence ATGAAGCGTGTGTTGTCGGTTTTTTCGGTCTTCTTTTTCGCACTGGCTCTGGCGGGTTTCGCATCAGCGGGGCTTGACCATTCCATGTTTATTCAAGGTGAGTTCAAAAGTGGCCCCGAGGTCACCAAAAAGTGTCTTGAGTGCCACTCCCAGCAGGGCAGGGATTTTATGCAGACCGCGCACTGGAAGTGGGCCGGGAAGCCAAATCATGTCAAGGGAATGGAGTCATCCAAAGAGGAATACGGTAAGCGTAACATGATCAACAACTTCTGTATTTCCGTTGAAGGTGGCACCAATCCCCAGAATATGGCCAGCTGTACTGGATGCCATGCTGGTTATGGCTGGAGAGACAGCAGTTTTGACCACAGCAACCCCGTCAATATCGACTGTCTTGTCTGTCATACCAGTGAAGGCGACTACTTCGGTGCCAAGCGCAGTGGTGGAGCTGGTACGGTCAGTAAAGCCTATGTGGAAAGCGGTGGACTGTTGAAGGCCGCCCAGAGCGTGGGCAAGCCATCCATGATCAACTGCGGCACCTGCCACTTCTACGGCGGTGGGGGAGATGCCGTCAAGCACGGCGGCTTGGATTCATCGCTGTACACGGCGAATCGCAGCCTGGACGTTCACATGAGTGCCCCAGCCAACATGACTTGCGTTGACTGCCATACCGCCGACAAGCACCGCGTCAAGGGAGCCTCCACCATGATGGCAACCCACGAGGGCCGGGTCAGCTGCAGCGACTGCCACGCTGATGTGCACAAGAGCAACCCCCTGATGGCCAAGCACCTGGATGCCATCGCCTGCCAGACCTGTCACATTCCTGCCCACTCCCGTGGTCAGCACTCCAAGGTTCTGTGGGACTGGTCCACTTCCGGCAAGAAAAAAGATCCCGAATGGGAAGGCGACCACGATCGCGAAACCTACTATCCCACCAAGGGGACATTCGAGTGGGGCAAGGACGTGATGCCCGCCTATCTGTGGTATAACGGCCAGATAGAGCGTTATATGAAGGGTGACAAAATCGATCCCAAGCAGATGACCTCCATAAACAAGCCTGTGGGCGACATCAAAGACAAGAAGGCCAAGATCTATCCCTTCAAGGAGCACCTGGGCAATCAACCCTATGACACCCGTCACCTCTACCTGCTGACGCCGCACACCTTCCAGGGTTACTGGAGCCACCTGGACTGGCAGAAGGCTCTGGTGGAAGGAGCCAAGGGGGCTGGTATGGAATACAGTGGTTCCTTTGATTTCGCCAGGACCATCGAGTATATCTCCGTCAGCCACCAGGTAGCTCCCAAGGAGCAGGCCCTGAAATGCGCCGATTGCCACAGCCCTCAGGGTCGTCTGGACTGGAAGGCGCTGGGATACGGCTCTGATCCCATGACCGGCGGTACCTCGCGGAATAAATGA